From Sphingopyxis sp. MWB1, a single genomic window includes:
- a CDS encoding isoaspartyl peptidase/L-asparaginase family protein, with protein MLLSFLAAFAAQAAAPEPFADAAAPARVEAPMQTPAPQAGTGRWTLVIHGGAGTIRRDRMTAEQDAAFRAAIDAALTAGQAVLARGGSALDAVQAAVELMEDEPLFNAGRGAVFTHDRTNELDAAIMDGRTREAGAVARLTASRHPIAAARAVLRDGRHVMLTGAEADGFAAEHGVEQMDPAWFATPHRRQQIEDFLRREAGEKPVASYDIDQKFGTVGAVALDRRGHLAAATSTGGLTGKRWGRIGDVPIIGAGTYADDRACAVSATGAGEYFIRVGVAHEICARMRLSGTPLQQAADEVLDEVKQLGGSGGVIVISPDGASGFSFNTEGMYRGRVSSEGPREVGIYNEE; from the coding sequence ATGCTTCTCTCCTTTCTTGCCGCCTTTGCCGCTCAAGCCGCTGCGCCTGAACCCTTCGCCGATGCCGCCGCCCCGGCGCGGGTCGAGGCGCCGATGCAAACGCCCGCGCCCCAGGCAGGGACTGGCAGATGGACGCTGGTGATTCACGGCGGCGCGGGGACGATTCGCCGCGACCGGATGACGGCGGAACAGGATGCCGCGTTTCGCGCCGCAATCGATGCGGCGCTGACGGCGGGACAAGCCGTTTTGGCGCGGGGCGGCAGCGCGCTCGATGCTGTGCAGGCGGCGGTTGAACTGATGGAAGATGAGCCGCTGTTCAATGCCGGGCGCGGCGCGGTTTTCACCCATGACCGCACCAACGAACTGGATGCGGCGATCATGGACGGGCGCACGCGCGAGGCGGGGGCGGTTGCCCGGCTCACCGCCAGCCGGCATCCCATTGCCGCAGCGCGTGCGGTGCTGCGTGATGGACGTCATGTCATGCTGACGGGAGCCGAAGCGGATGGCTTTGCTGCGGAGCATGGCGTTGAGCAGATGGACCCGGCCTGGTTCGCCACCCCGCATCGCCGCCAGCAAATTGAGGATTTCTTGCGCCGCGAAGCGGGGGAAAAGCCCGTCGCTTCCTATGATATTGACCAGAAGTTCGGAACGGTCGGCGCGGTCGCGCTCGACAGGCGCGGCCATCTGGCCGCTGCCACTTCGACCGGCGGCTTGACGGGCAAAAGATGGGGCCGAATCGGCGATGTGCCCATCATCGGCGCCGGCACCTATGCCGATGACCGTGCCTGCGCTGTGTCGGCGACCGGGGCGGGCGAATATTTTATCCGTGTCGGTGTCGCGCATGAAATCTGCGCGCGTATGCGCTTGTCGGGCACCCCGCTTCAACAGGCGGCAGACGAGGTATTGGACGAGGTCAAGCAATTGGGCGGCAGCGGCGGGGTGATCGTCATTAGCCCCGATGGCGCCTCGGGCTTCAGCTTCAATACCGAGGGCATGTATCGCGGCCGGGTGTCGAGTGAGGGTCCACGCGAGGTGGGCATTTATAACGAAGAGTAA
- a CDS encoding amidohydrolase family protein, producing MKCLSFLSAAVATVSLAAPTLAQESTRTVIHAGQLMAEPGKAVRGASTIIVENGRIVAVVDGFQPAAPGATLIDLKDKYVLPGLIDSHVHLTSDAGGIAGQLERVTLSPAAQALNAQANGMKTLRAGFTTVRNLGDGDGATLALRDAVAAGKVLGPRIVDAGVSISGTSGHMDGALGFRDELRPYFEGAANTCNGAEECRRVVRQQIGRGADVIKFASTGGVNSRIGAGLGKQMFDDEARAIVDTAHMFGKKVAVHAHGADGIRLALAAGADSIEHGTILDPETIDQWAKSKTYYVATLSTVNGYKERLAANPDSYEPDVLAKIKWRISITGKSLETLVPRGVRVAFGTDAGVSKHGRNADEFELMVQHGMTPVEALKAATVNAADLLGLANEIGTIAPGKSADIIAVAGDPLADVRVLKNVDFVMARGKVVD from the coding sequence ATGAAATGTCTTTCCTTCCTTTCCGCTGCAGTGGCGACGGTCTCGCTTGCCGCACCTACTCTCGCACAAGAAAGCACACGCACGGTTATTCACGCGGGCCAGTTGATGGCGGAACCGGGCAAGGCGGTGCGCGGCGCATCGACCATCATCGTGGAAAATGGACGGATTGTGGCGGTAGTCGACGGTTTTCAGCCCGCCGCGCCGGGGGCGACGCTGATCGATCTCAAGGATAAATATGTGCTGCCCGGCCTGATCGACAGTCATGTTCATCTGACCAGCGATGCCGGCGGCATTGCGGGGCAGCTCGAACGCGTGACGCTCAGCCCGGCAGCGCAGGCGCTCAATGCGCAGGCCAATGGCATGAAGACGCTGCGCGCAGGCTTCACCACCGTGCGCAATCTGGGCGATGGCGACGGGGCGACGCTCGCGCTGCGCGACGCCGTGGCGGCGGGCAAGGTGCTGGGGCCGCGCATCGTCGATGCCGGTGTGTCGATTTCGGGCACGTCGGGTCATATGGACGGTGCGCTCGGCTTTCGCGACGAACTGCGCCCCTATTTCGAAGGGGCGGCGAATACCTGCAACGGCGCGGAGGAGTGCCGCCGCGTGGTGCGCCAGCAGATCGGGCGCGGCGCCGATGTGATAAAATTCGCCTCGACCGGCGGCGTCAACAGCCGCATCGGTGCGGGGCTTGGCAAGCAGATGTTCGACGATGAAGCGCGTGCCATCGTCGATACCGCGCATATGTTCGGCAAAAAAGTGGCGGTTCACGCGCATGGCGCCGACGGTATTCGCCTTGCGCTGGCGGCGGGCGCCGACTCGATCGAACATGGCACGATCCTCGATCCCGAAACGATCGACCAATGGGCGAAGTCGAAAACCTATTATGTGGCCACACTCTCGACGGTGAACGGCTATAAGGAACGGCTTGCCGCCAATCCCGATTCCTATGAACCCGATGTGCTGGCCAAGATCAAATGGCGCATCTCGATCACCGGAAAAAGCCTTGAAACGCTGGTCCCGCGCGGCGTGCGGGTGGCGTTCGGAACCGATGCCGGCGTGTCGAAACATGGCCGCAACGCCGACGAGTTTGAACTGATGGTCCAGCATGGCATGACCCCGGTCGAAGCGCTGAAGGCCGCGACGGTCAATGCCGCCGACCTTTTGGGTCTAGCCAATGAAATTGGCACGATCGCGCCGGGCAAGAGCGCTGATATCATTGCGGTCGCCGGTGACCCGCTTGCCGATGTACGCGTCCTTAAAAATGTTGATTTTGTGATGGCGCGCGGCAAGGTCGTCGATTGA
- a CDS encoding pyrimidine 5'-nucleotidase, whose protein sequence is MDRTDHINCWIFDLDNTLYHPSARLFDLIDARMGAFIMRLLNVDAVEARRVQKQYFHDHGTTMAGLMRHHGVDPETFLVDVHGIELDRLSPCERLRAGLTRLPGRRLIFTNADADYAARVLEARGIADLFDGICDIRATRYLPKPDPAAYAAMIAHLDIDPAASLFVEDMARNLTPAKALGMTTVWLDNGSESGHRDHLPEHVDFHVNDINDWLDTLPLSWGTA, encoded by the coding sequence ATGGACCGCACCGACCATATCAATTGCTGGATCTTCGATCTCGACAATACGCTTTACCATCCGTCGGCCAGGTTGTTCGACCTGATCGACGCGCGCATGGGCGCCTTTATCATGCGTCTCTTGAATGTCGATGCGGTCGAGGCGCGGCGGGTTCAGAAACAATATTTCCATGATCATGGGACGACCATGGCGGGGCTGATGCGCCATCATGGCGTCGATCCCGAGACATTTCTGGTCGATGTCCACGGTATCGAGCTCGACCGGCTGAGCCCGTGCGAGCGGCTGCGCGCCGGGCTGACGCGACTGCCCGGACGGCGGCTGATTTTCACCAATGCCGACGCCGATTATGCGGCGCGCGTGCTGGAGGCGCGGGGGATCGCCGATCTGTTCGACGGCATTTGCGACATTCGCGCCACCCGCTATCTGCCCAAGCCCGATCCCGCGGCCTATGCCGCCATGATCGCGCATCTGGACATCGATCCGGCCGCCAGCCTGTTTGTCGAGGATATGGCGCGCAACCTTACCCCGGCCAAAGCGCTTGGGATGACCACCGTTTGGCTGGACAATGGCAGCGAAAGCGGCCATCGCGACCATCTGCCGGAGCATGTCGATTTCCATGTAAACGACATCAATGACTGGCTCGACACCTTGCCTTTATCCTGGGGGACTGCATGA